Proteins encoded by one window of Chondromyces crocatus:
- the wrbA gene encoding NAD(P)H:quinone oxidoreductase, translated as MRVLVVYYSLYGHVHQLAEAIAEGAREVDGAEVVIRRVPETLSAEVLEKMHAVDAQKAQAQVPIAEVKDLAEADAIVFGTPTRFGNMCGQMRQFLDATGQLWAKGALVGKVGSVFTSAATQHGGQESTILSFHTTLLHHGMVIVGLPYSFAGQTKIDEVTGGSPYGIGTIAGGKGERHPSENELAGARYQGRHVASIAKKLTAG; from the coding sequence ATGAGGGTCCTGGTCGTTTATTACTCCCTGTACGGACACGTGCATCAGCTGGCCGAGGCGATCGCCGAGGGGGCACGTGAGGTGGACGGCGCCGAGGTGGTGATCCGGCGTGTGCCGGAGACGCTGTCCGCGGAGGTGCTGGAGAAGATGCACGCGGTCGACGCGCAGAAGGCGCAGGCCCAGGTGCCGATCGCGGAGGTGAAGGATCTCGCCGAGGCGGACGCGATCGTGTTCGGGACGCCGACGCGCTTCGGGAACATGTGCGGTCAGATGCGGCAGTTCCTCGACGCGACCGGGCAGCTCTGGGCGAAGGGGGCGCTGGTCGGGAAGGTGGGGAGTGTGTTCACGTCGGCGGCGACGCAGCACGGAGGGCAGGAGTCGACGATCCTGAGCTTCCACACGACGCTGCTGCATCACGGGATGGTGATCGTGGGGCTGCCGTACTCGTTCGCGGGGCAGACGAAGATCGATGAGGTGACGGGCGGTTCGCCTTACGGGATCGGGACGATCGCCGGGGGGAAGGGGGAGCGACACCCGTCGGAGAACGAGCTGGCCGGGGCGCGCTACCAGGGGCGCCACGTGGCGAGCATCGCGAAGAAGCTGACCGCAGGCTGA